The Palaeococcus ferrophilus DSM 13482 genome includes a window with the following:
- a CDS encoding FTR1 family iron permease yields MSVGAFLITFREALEAAIIVAIIIAYLRRTGRERQIKDVWIGTALSIGVSALLGIGILKFYGGLGEKELFEGIASYLAVIVLTSMIYWMATKGRNIKAEIESKVSQTIAPLALIGFTFIVVFREGLETVLFLTPFMTQSPGGTLLGLAAGLAGALLLAYLIYGVGMRINLRKFFYYSSILLVFVAAGLAGYGTHELIEWGEEEGFSLGVLEETAYDLGIPSDSLWHHNGAVGSVFAVLFGYSTSMEWGRVIVQFGYLIVALYLVLRAYGKEPSMRPKKARSRSAS; encoded by the coding sequence ATGAGCGTTGGCGCTTTCCTCATAACCTTCAGGGAGGCCCTGGAGGCGGCGATAATCGTGGCCATAATAATCGCTTACCTGCGCAGAACCGGGAGGGAGAGGCAGATAAAGGACGTGTGGATAGGGACGGCTCTTTCGATTGGTGTCAGCGCCCTTCTTGGAATCGGTATACTGAAGTTCTACGGTGGGTTAGGTGAGAAGGAGCTCTTTGAAGGGATAGCGTCTTATCTGGCCGTTATAGTCCTCACGAGCATGATCTACTGGATGGCGACCAAGGGAAGGAACATCAAGGCGGAAATAGAAAGCAAAGTCAGCCAGACGATAGCTCCACTCGCCCTCATAGGCTTTACGTTTATAGTCGTCTTCAGGGAGGGGCTTGAAACGGTGCTCTTCCTCACGCCCTTCATGACTCAGAGCCCCGGCGGAACGCTCCTTGGTCTCGCGGCCGGCCTGGCGGGTGCCCTCTTGCTGGCGTACCTCATCTACGGGGTCGGCATGAGGATAAACCTCAGGAAGTTCTTCTACTACAGTTCGATACTGCTCGTATTCGTGGCGGCCGGTTTGGCCGGATACGGAACTCACGAGCTCATAGAGTGGGGCGAGGAAGAGGGTTTCAGCCTTGGGGTGCTTGAGGAGACCGCCTACGATCTTGGAATTCCAAGTGACAGCCTGTGGCACCACAATGGGGCTGTGGGCTCGGTCTTTGCGGTGCTCTTCGGCTACTCTACCAGTATGGAGTGGGGGAGGGTGATAGTCCAGTTCGGATATTTGATAGTTGCACTCTACCTCGTGCTGAGGGCCTACGGGAAGGAACCCTCAATGAGGCCAAAGAAGGCTCGCTCCAGAAGCGCTTCCTGA
- a CDS encoding DUF302 domain-containing protein, with protein sequence MSFYYVRRFEEDLDFIWERFKKRLEEAGFLLIGERIPVAIVEREDGIIADYHVLFICDKELVAELVKIDANIGALLPCTGFGYRREDGNYLGVTLPSVAWRIAGERVAELMKPMEKRVIAIIDSL encoded by the coding sequence GTGAGTTTCTACTACGTCCGGCGCTTTGAGGAGGATCTCGACTTCATCTGGGAGCGCTTCAAGAAGAGGCTTGAGGAGGCAGGATTCCTTCTGATAGGGGAGAGGATACCCGTGGCGATAGTGGAGCGCGAGGATGGAATTATCGCAGATTACCACGTCCTCTTCATATGTGACAAAGAACTGGTGGCGGAGCTCGTCAAGATTGACGCTAACATAGGCGCCCTTCTCCCGTGCACGGGCTTCGGTTACAGAAGGGAAGATGGGAACTACCTGGGCGTTACTTTGCCGAGCGTCGCCTGGAGGATAGCCGGAGAAAGGGTGGCTGAGCTGATGAAGCCCATGGAGAAGAGGGTTATTGCAATCATTGACTCCCTCTGA
- a CDS encoding CoA-binding protein: MNVKEVRKIAIVGASPNPDKYGNIILRDLLGKGFEVLPVNPKHEEIEGLKCYRDVKELPGDVDVIVFVVPPKAGLNVAKEAVEAGFKRLWFQPGAESDEIARLLDGEGVEYSFGRCIMVETSGMRR, from the coding sequence ATGAATGTGAAGGAGGTTAGAAAGATAGCCATCGTCGGGGCGAGTCCGAATCCGGACAAATACGGGAATATCATCCTGAGGGATCTTTTGGGAAAGGGCTTCGAGGTTCTGCCCGTTAATCCCAAGCACGAGGAAATTGAAGGCCTCAAGTGTTACAGGGATGTTAAGGAACTTCCAGGGGACGTGGATGTCATCGTCTTTGTCGTTCCCCCAAAAGCAGGTCTTAACGTGGCAAAGGAAGCCGTTGAAGCTGGTTTTAAACGGCTCTGGTTCCAGCCCGGAGCGGAGAGCGATGAGATAGCGAGGTTGCTTGATGGAGAAGGGGTTGAGTACAGCTTTGGAAGGTGCATAATGGTCGAGACATCTGGGATGCGGAGGTGA
- a CDS encoding heavy-metal-associated domain-containing protein, with translation MRVVLKIPNMSCGHCVMRIEKAIKSAGADGRADLETKTAVVDFDPGKTRLEDVIKAIKKYGYEVEVG, from the coding sequence ATGAGGGTTGTTTTGAAGATACCCAACATGAGTTGTGGGCACTGTGTCATGAGGATAGAGAAGGCCATAAAGAGTGCTGGGGCTGATGGAAGGGCCGACCTCGAAACCAAAACGGCCGTGGTTGACTTCGACCCCGGAAAAACGAGGCTGGAGGATGTGATTAAAGCCATCAAGAAGTATGGTTACGAGGTGGAGGTGGGTTGA
- a CDS encoding TIGR01177 family methyltransferase gives MLYVEILGNLREMARDEVKAMLELAGGGIAGRDYLLLKLDAGEEAFPYLDRLGLAHEYGKLIIEADSVEELLERAGEVEWPIKGKFKVDTETMANCRHGVLDLPRKLGAVIYSQGFRVNLSRPDTLVRVYCGEKLYAGIRFHYFSPKDFERRKAHHRPFFRPISLHPRVSRALVNLTKARKEILDPFMGAGGVLMEAGLLGLKVYGVDIKSEMVEGAEMNLRHYGIEDYTLKLGDATRLEELFPGKRFEAIATDPPYGTSATLAGRERGELYRKALKSMYSVLMEGGRLAIAFPTDFDGEEEAERVGFNLVGKYYQRVHKSLERYFYVFEK, from the coding sequence ATGCTCTACGTGGAGATACTCGGAAACCTCAGGGAGATGGCAAGGGACGAAGTTAAGGCCATGCTGGAGCTGGCAGGTGGAGGGATCGCTGGCCGGGACTACCTGCTCCTGAAGCTCGACGCGGGAGAAGAGGCCTTCCCATACCTAGACAGACTCGGCCTGGCCCACGAGTACGGAAAACTGATAATCGAGGCGGATTCAGTCGAGGAGCTTTTGGAGAGGGCGGGGGAAGTCGAGTGGCCGATTAAAGGCAAATTCAAAGTCGACACCGAGACCATGGCAAACTGCAGACACGGCGTCCTCGACCTTCCGAGGAAGCTCGGTGCGGTCATATACTCCCAGGGCTTCAGGGTGAACCTCTCAAGGCCCGACACGCTGGTTAGAGTTTACTGCGGCGAGAAGCTCTACGCGGGAATAAGGTTCCACTATTTCAGCCCCAAGGACTTCGAGAGAAGAAAGGCCCACCACAGGCCCTTCTTTAGGCCGATTTCCCTTCATCCGAGGGTTTCAAGGGCGCTGGTGAACCTGACGAAAGCGAGAAAGGAGATCCTCGACCCATTCATGGGCGCCGGTGGGGTTTTGATGGAGGCAGGTCTGCTCGGCCTGAAGGTCTACGGCGTTGACATAAAGTCCGAGATGGTGGAAGGGGCCGAAATGAACCTCAGACACTACGGGATCGAGGATTACACCCTGAAACTCGGCGATGCCACGAGGCTTGAGGAACTCTTTCCGGGAAAGAGGTTCGAGGCGATAGCGACCGACCCTCCCTACGGCACATCCGCGACCCTGGCCGGAAGGGAGAGGGGCGAGCTCTACAGAAAGGCCCTGAAGAGTATGTACAGCGTTCTCATGGAAGGCGGGAGGCTGGCGATAGCTTTTCCAACGGACTTTGACGGGGAGGAAGAAGCGGAAAGAGTGGGCTTTAATCTCGTGGGCAAATACTACCAGAGGGTTCACAAGAGTCTGGAGAGGTACTTCTACGTGTTTGAGAAGTAG
- a CDS encoding thioredoxin family protein encodes MARMDFDPSKLRFYMYGAHWCPVCRRMRERIMGAYGGDALVYYELEGNERNSALFSELHRMVGIGGIPTTAVFYNGKIIAVVEGAFEVKKVQEMVEEATREEGVLLFLDAGTYLVDEGDAERLGELFLVEE; translated from the coding sequence GTGGCGCGTATGGATTTCGATCCTTCCAAGCTCAGGTTCTACATGTATGGGGCCCACTGGTGTCCCGTTTGCAGGAGGATGCGAGAGAGGATAATGGGAGCCTACGGTGGGGACGCCCTTGTGTATTACGAGCTGGAGGGCAACGAAAGGAACTCGGCCCTTTTTTCAGAGCTCCACCGGATGGTAGGGATAGGGGGAATCCCAACAACAGCGGTTTTCTACAACGGCAAGATTATCGCCGTTGTTGAGGGAGCCTTTGAGGTGAAAAAGGTTCAGGAGATGGTGGAGGAGGCCACCAGAGAAGAGGGTGTTCTGCTGTTTCTGGACGCCGGAACATATTTAGTTGATGAGGGAGATGCGGAAAGGCTCGGGGAGCTTTTCTTAGTCGAAGAATGA